Below is a window of Metamycoplasma cloacale DNA.
TATAAAATTAAATTAAAAACACAGAATTAAAGTTTCTGTGTTTTTTTAAATGTTAATTAATAATCATTGTCGTCATTGTAATCGTCATCAAAGCTATCTTCTTCTTCAATTACTTCCTCTTGCATTGTTTCATTTCATTCTTCATCAATTTCTTGATTGAATTTTTCAATGTCTAATGGAACAAAATTATCAAATTCTTGCTCTTCAGTTTCTTGTTTGAAGTATTGAATTGCTGGTTTGATGTCGTATTTTGAATTCTTTTCAAATGGGAATAAAGCAGTACCAGCTGGAATTTTCTTACCAATGATAATGTTTTCTTTCAATCCATTTAAATTGTCATTTCTTGATGAAATTGCTGCATGAACTAAAATCTTGCTTGTTTCTTGATATGAAGCGGCTGCTAGGAATGAATCTGATAGTAATGGAACTTGTTTTGCTCCTTTAATTACTACCTCACCAAAAGCAGGTTTCATACCTTTAGTTAATAGACTTGCGTTTTCTTCTTGATAGTCAAAGATATCAACAATAGCTCCGGCAAAGAATTTAGAATCACCTGGGTCGTGAATTACAATCTTAGACATCATTTGACGAATAATAATTTCGATATATTTATCAGAAATTGCAATCCCTTGAATACGATAGATTCTTTGAATTTCTTTTAATAGATAGTTTTGAACAGTAATGGTATCTGTTAATTCAAGTAGACGTTTTAGAATTACAGGTCCTTCTGAAAGTTTTTGACCAATTCTTACAGAATCGCCTTCTTTTACTCTTAATTTCTTCTTAGTTTCAACAAATACTTTTTTGTGTTGTAAAACATTGTTTGCATCTAATGTAGCAATGGTTACTAAATGATGAGTGTTGTTCTTTTCATCAATTTCAATTTTTTCTACCACACCTTTAAATGGTGAAATAGTTGCTGGTTGACCTCATGGTTGTTCGTGTGCGTCAATTAATTCACTTAATCTAGTGAAACCACCTGTAATATCTTCAGCTCCAGCTACCCCTCCTGTATGGAAAGTACGCATGGTTAATTGAGTACCAGGTTCACCAATTGATTGAGCAGCAATGATACCAACTGCTTCACCTATGTTTACAATTCTGTTAGTTGCTAGGTCTTTACCAAAACACATCTTACATACACCGTTTCTGGTGTTGCATCCTAAAATCGATCTAATTTCAACTTCAGTAAATCCAGCTTCAATAATTTTTTGCGCGATTTTTTCTGTAATTAATGTGTTTCTTTCGGCAATTAATTCTTTATTTTGATTATAAATTGCTTTATTTGTGTATCTTCCAACAATTCTTTCACTTAAAGGAACGATAATTTGTTTAGTTTTTGTATCAACAATATCACGCGCGATGTAACCGTAGTCAGATCCACAATTTTCTTCACGAACAACGATATTTTGTGCTACGTCTACTAAACGACGAGTTAAATAACCTGATTTAGCTGTGTTCAAGGCAGTATCGGTTAGTCCCTTTCTAGCCCCGTGGGTTGATGAATAGAACTCAAATGCAGTTAGTCCTTCAATGAATGAAGATTTAACAGGAACTTCAACTGTTGAACGAACAACAATATCGTTTTTAGCATCGGCTTTAGTGGTTTTGGTGTTGTTAGCCATTAATCCCCGCATACCTGCTAATTGAACATAGTTAGAGATATTGCCCCGTGCTCCTGAGTTAATCATTGTAATAACTGGGTTTGATGGGTTTTGTTTAATAATGTCTTGTAATTCAGCTTGAATTGAGTCTTTAATTTCAGATCATTTTTTAATAGTTAAAGTATATCTATCATCATCGGTAATGAAACCTTGATTGTAGTATTCTTTTAACTGTTCAATGTATTTATCTCCATCTGCGATGTATTCAGATTTTTTATCAGTTTCTAGAATGTCAGTAATAGAGATTGAAATACCTGATTTAGTTGAGTATTTGAATCCTAAATCTTTAATTTCATCTAGGATTGATGCTACGATGTTAGTGTATTTAAATCATACTTTGTCAAGAATTTCAGCTTTTTCTTCTGCAGAAAAAGGAATTTGTGCGCCGTTTGCACGTTCTGGAGTACGTGAAACTAATGATTTAATTTCTTCAACAGTGAATGAACCTAAAATCATTGCATGTTCTTTATCTAACTTGCGACCTTTGTGGTTGTTTAGTTCAAAGAATTCAAGTTCAATATCAGATGTTGATACATCATTGATTTTATTAATTACTGATGCAAGATCTTCAACAGAAATGGTTGCTACATATTTGTTAAATACATAACGAATAATTTTAGCAATGTTTTTCTTGTTGAATGCTTCTTGAATTGATAGTTCCATTTTAATGTAATCTAGAATATTTGTACCAGCTGGAACAATATATTTATCCATACCTAAAACATATTCATCCAATGATTTAGCTTTAACGACTTTATTGTCATAAATGAATGGGAATGTTTTTGGGAAAATGCTGTTAAAAATGAATTTACCAACAGTTGAAATAATATATTTTGGTTTATCCTCTGGATTTTCAAACATTTTTACATTTGTTGCTTTTACTCCAGAAATAGGTAATGCAACTCTTGCGTGTAATGAAACTTTTTTCGCTTCATATGCTCTCATCATATGATCGAAATTATCAAAAATTCTTCCTTCACCTAATGCATTAGCTTCTTCTATTGTTAAATAGTAAATACCTAAAATCATATCTTGTGAAGGGTTAATAATAGGTTCTCCATCCTTAGGACCTAGAATGTTTTTATTAGCAAGCATTAATTCACGGCTTTCTAATAAAGCTTGTTCTGAAATAGGGACATGGACAGCCATTTGGTCACCATCGAAGTCAGCGTTAAATGGAGTACATACCAATGGGTGTAATTTAATTGCTTTTCCTCTAACTAATACTGGTTCAAAAGCTTGAATTGATAAACGGTGTAATGTTGGTGCACGGTTTAATAATACAAGTCTTCCTTTGATTGTATCAGCAACATGAGGTCAAATAACTGGGTTTAAATCCTCAATCATTTTCTTAGCATTTTTAATTGTTGTAGCCACTTCTTTTTCGATTAAACGTGAAATAATTCATGGTTCAAATAGTTTAGCAGCCATTTCTCTAGGTATACCACATTGATGCATTTTTAAATGCGGTCCAACAACGATAACAGAACGTCCTGAATAATCGACACGTTTCCCTAATAAGTTTTGTCTGAAACGACCTTTTTTACCAGTTAAAGCGTCTGAAATTGATTTAAATGGACGATTGTCTTTAGATAAAACAGGGTTTGGTGTTCTTCTTTGGTTATCAATTAAAGCATCAACTGCTTCTTGAATCATTCTTAATTCGTTTTGGATAACTAAAGTAGGAGCATCTTTTTCTTGTCATTGTTTTAAACGGTTGTTTCTGATAATTACTCTACGATATAGTTCGTTTATATCAGATGTTGAGTGACGTCCTCCGTCTAGTTGAATTAAAGGACGTAAATCAGCTGGAATAACAGGTAGGTTGTAGATCAACATACTTGTTGGCTTTTGTTTTGATTCAATGAAAGCATTAATTACTTGAAGACGTTTATAAAGTTTTTCACGATTTTGTTTTGCAGTTGAAGCAATTTTTGCTCCGTTTTTGATTTCTTCATCGTTGATTTTCTTAATCTCTTCAGTAACACGTTTTTTTTCTTCTTGTAAATCAATGTTTTTTAATAAATATTCAATTGCTTTGGCACCTGTACCAATTTTTGCTTCTGAATAATGTTCAATAACATCGTTTAATTCATAGAAGTCAATCCCGTAGTCTTGACCAATTTTTGATGTAGCTTTATCAACAAGATCGTCTAATGTTTCTTTAATATCGTCATAATCTTCGGTATCCGGTTCAAAACGTTGTAGTAATTCCTCTAGAGCGTCTTTATAAATCATTGCAGCATCATTGATATCAATGATGGTATTTTTTTGTAATGATTTTAAACCACCTGATTCTAATACAATATGACTTTTATAGTAAATTAAGTTTTCCAGATCAATTCTTCTAACGGCTTCTTGATTTTTACCAACTTTTAGACCAAGTAATTTATAAATAATTGAGTGATCGACTTTGAAGTATCAGAAATGCACAACAGGACTATTTAATTTAATATGTCCCATGTGATTACGACGTGAAATTTTAGGTAAAATTTCTACTTTTTCTTGTTTACATAGTTCAGTTTTAGTACAGAAACTACCTTCATTAATTTTCTTATATTTATGACCACAAACTGGACAACGGTAGTCAATCATTGGACCAAAAATAATTTCATCAAATAATCCACCACGTTCAGGTTTGTAGCTTTTATAGTTAATAGTTTCTGGTTTAGTAACTTCACCATGTGATCAACTTTCAACATCCTCAGGTGTTGCAAGAACTAATGAAATTTTTGCAATTTTCTCTTCTTCTAAGGTTGCATATTTTCCAGATTTTTTCATTATTCTGCACCTCCTTCAAATTCTTGATAGTATTTAGTATCTACTCTTTCTTCATCGTCGTAGTTGTCATTTGCTTCACGTTCATGAACTTCAAGTTTAATACCTAAACCTCTTAATTCATAAGCTAAAACATTAAATGATTCAGGCATACCCGGTTTTGGAAGACGGGTGTTTCTTGATAAGGCATTGTATACTTGGTTTCTTCCAACAATGTTATCTGATTTGTATGTAAGTAGTTCTTGTAATACGTTTGAAGCACCGTATGATTCAATTGCTCATGTTTCCATTTCCCCAAATCTTTGACCACCATTTTGGCTTTTTCCACCTAATGGTTGTTGGGTAATTAATGAATATGGACCAACTGAACGCGCATGCATTTTGTCATCAACCATGTGATATAGTTTCAACATGTACATCACACCAACTGAAATTGGGTGATCGAACTTTTCACCAGTTTGACCGCTATATACAGTGGTTTTAGCAGAAGGATCAATTTCTGCTTCTTCTAAAATTTCTTTAATTTGGTTGTGTGTAATTCCATCAAATACAGGAGTTACGAATTTAGTATTTAGTTTCTTAGCTGCCATACCAAGGTGTAATTCAAGGATTTGTCCAATGTTCATCCGTGAAGGAACCCCTTGTGGGTTTAACATCATATCTAATGGAGTACCATCTTCTAGATATGGCATTTCTTCAACTGGTAATACGATTGAAACAACACCTTTGTTTCCGTGACGTCCAGCCATTTTATCCCCAACTTTGATTTTACGTTTTTGAGCTATAGAAACTTTAACTATTTTTTCAACACCATCTTCTAGTTGATCGCCGAATTCTCTACTTAGAATTTCAATTGCAACAACAGTTCCATTGTGTCCGTGTTTAACTTTTAAAGAGGTATCTTTTCTTGAAGCAGTTTTTTGACCAAAAATTGCTGCCATTAATTTCTCTTCAGGTGTTGGGTTTTCTTCACCTTTTGGTGAGGTTCTACCTACTAAAATATCCCCCGCGCTAACTTCTGAACCAATTCTTACAATACCATTTTCATCTAAGAAACGTTTTGAGTAGTTAGATGCGTTTGGAATATCGTTAGTTAATCAGTCTTCACCAGCTTTTGAATGTCTAAACATCAATGTTTGTTCTTCAATGTGAATTGATGTATATACGTCATCTTTTACTAGTCTTTCTGATAGAATAACGGCATCTTCGTAGTTATAACCATGTCAAGTGGTAAAACCGACTAACACGTTTTTACCTAATGCTAATTCACCATTTTTCATAGAAGGTCCATCGACTAATAGATCTCCTGCTTTAATGTTTTGACCAACATTAACAATTGGAACTTGGTGAATCACAGTTCCAGCGTTTGAACGTTCAAAGGTTCTTAAATTATAAACTTGTTCTTTTTCTTTCTTTGAACCATTTGGAGCGATTTTAATCATTGTTGAATCAACATATGTAACCACACCATCTTTGGTTGCACGAATGTTAGTTGAAGAATATTTTGCAATATCAGCTTCAACACCAGTTGCTACTAATGGGGCTTCAGGTGCAATTACAGGCACTGCTTGACGTTGCATGTTAGAACCCATTAAAGCACGGTTAGCATCGTCGTTTTCCAAGAATGGAATTGCAGACGCAGCAATTGATGTCATTTGACGGTTTGAAACCCCTAGATAGTTAACTTCATCTGCTTTAACTTGAACATATTCATTATCACGTCTTACCATCACATATTCATCAACAATAACATCGTTTTCAATATGTACAGTAGATTGTGCAAATGTATAACCAATTTCTTCAATAGCAGTTAGATAAACAGGTTGACTGAAATCAACTACTTTGTTTTTAACTTTGAAATATGGTGTTTGAATGAAACCATATTTATCAATTTGTGAGAATGAAGCTAGGTTTAAAATCAAACCAATGTTAGGACCTTCGGGAGTTTCAATTGGACATATTCTACCAAAGTGTGTTGAGTGAACATCCCGAACCTCAAATTGTGCAGTATCTCTGTTTAAACCACGTGGCCCTAATGAAGTAATTCTTCTTTTGTTAGAAATTTCAGCCAATGGGTTACATTGATCCATGAATTGTGAAAGTTTTGAGGTGTTAAAGAAAGATTTGAATTGATTAAAGATAGGTTTGTTGTTTGTTACATTCTTTGGTGTAATTTTTTCAATATCTTTTGATGCAATTCTTTCTTTTGTGTTCTTTTCAAGTTTTAATAAACCAACCTTGAATTGATTTTGTAGTAATTCACCGATTGTAACAATTCTTTTGTTAATCAATGAGTCGGGGTCATCATCAACTCCAACTTTTTCTAATAGATTAAAGAAGTATGAAATTGTTCCAATTAAGTCAGGAATTAATAAAAAGTTTTCAGTTGATTTTGGATCGTTTCCTAAAACTTGAACTTTATGGTCGTGAATCATATCATTTTCTGTTGGATAGATTCAAACACATGGAACATATAGTCTTTCATATAGTGATTCATTACCTGGAATATCTAATTGATTTCCGTATGATGTTTCATCAATATCGGGTAATCTTCACATTGGAATAACACCCAATCTAAATTCTTCGTGAATTTTTTTAGCGTCATCAATGGTGATATACATTCCTTTTTCATACAAAACAGTTCCGTCGTTTCCATACAATGGTTCTGCAAGGTATGAATTAGTAATTCTTTCAATGATATTTAACTTACGGTTTAAAGTAAATCTACCAGTTTCTGTTAGATTGTATCTTTTTTCGTTAAATAAAGTTGATGGAATTAAGTTACGCGCACTTTCTGCAGTCATTCTATCGCCTTTTCTAATTAAACGATAGATGGCTTCTTGCGCTTCTCTTACTGTTTCTTCATGAGATTCAGTGAAGATTTTATCTTTCTTAAATGTTTCTTTTAATTCAGGAACTCTTCCAAACATTTGGTAGATTCCTTCTTTAGTAAATCCAAGAGCTTTTAGAAAGATTGTTAAATAAAATGATTTGTTTTTGTCGATATGAATTTTTACTGTATCTGTTAATGCAGATTTTACCTTGTGGAAAATTTCCAATCAAGATCCAACTTGTGGAATGATTTCAACTTTGTTAAATAAGTCGTTTGCTTGTTTATTTCTAACGTTTACTCCAAAGTATGCACCGGTTGATCTGATTAATTGTGATACAATAACTTTTTCAGAACCATTAATTACGAAAGATCCACCATAGGTCATAATTGGAATTTCAGCAAATACAACTTCTGCATCTTCAACTTCTCCGGTTTCTATGTTAGTTTGTCTTAAAGTTGCCTTTAATTTACCAACATATGATGCTGATTTTTGTTTTGCTTCTTTAATACATTCAAATTCAGTTTTCTTTGGTTTTTCAAAATATGCTGAGTTATGGATGTAATCAATTCTAACTTTACCATGTGCTTCAATTGGGTAGATGCTTCTTAATTCTTCTTCAATCCCTGAGGTTAGGAATTGTTCAACAGAAGTTCTTTGCATTTCCAAGAAATCTGGAGTTTCAAATTTCTTTTGACTAATTGAATAATCTCTTCTTTCTGTAATGGGACCAAATTTTCTCATTTCGTATTTTGATTTTGTCATCATATCTATACCTCATTTTTAATTGTTGTAAGTGTGTTGTTTTTAAAGATCTTTTAAAATTGCAATTTAAATAATTTTTTTATGCTATAACGCATATATATACGTGTGCGTATAATTAATATAAAAGACAAAAAGGACTTTCGAAAAAGCCTTTTTACGATTATTAATAATTATTCAACTACAACTTCAGCACCAATTTCAACTAATTTAGCTTTAATTTGTTCAGCTTCTTCTTTGTTTACGTTTTCTTTTAATAACGCAGGAGCTGATTCAACTAATTTTTTAGCATCCATTAATCCTAAACCTAGTAGGTCTTTAACTACTTTAATAACTTCAAGTTTTTTACCACCATCTGATTTTAAAGTAACGTTGAATGAAGTTTTTTCTTCAACAGCTTCAGCAGGAGCTGCAGCAGCAGTTGCTACAACAGCAGTTGGGTCAATACCGAATTCTTCTTTTAGACCTTCAACTAGTGCCATAACTTCTTTAATGTTCATTTCTTTTAATGCTGATAGGAATTCTTCTTTTGTTAATTTTGCCATAATATTTTCTCCTTATTATTTTGTTGTTAATTATTCTGATTTAATTTTTCCTTGTTCAACTAACATATTAAGACCAATTGATAAGTATTTCACTGGGCTTATTAGTGAGTTTCCTAGAATCATCAATGATTCTTCGTATGAAGGAAGTTTTGCAATTTCATCTAATGCTTTAGCATCAACAACTTTATTTTCATATATTCCGGCTACAATTTCTAAAGCGGGATATTGTTTTTTAAATTTAACTAAAGTTTTTAGAGCTGATAAATCATCTTGCTTTGCAAAAGCATAAATATTTTGACCAACTAAATAATCATTTAATTCTTCAAAATTAAGTTCCTTAGTTGCTTGTTTTACAAGTCTATTTTTATAAACTTTTAATAAAACACCTAATGGTTTTAACTCTTCTCTAATTTTTTGAAGGCTAATTACATCAAGGGTTTTGTAATTTACAACAACTAGGGCTTTAGCTTGCTTTAAGTTTTCAGAAATTTCAGATACAACTAAACCTTTAGCGTCTCTTAAAGCGCTCATGTTTCCTCCTAATTATTTTTGCAATAAAGAAAAAAGTAAACATACTAGGTAACAAATTAAGCTTTTAAAGCAGTTACTGTCTTCATATATTGCGTATGTATTATACCAAAAACTCTTTTTTTATAAATAAAAAAGTAGCAATTTGCTACCTATTTAATTTGTCCGTATTTATGATAATTTTCTCTAATTTCTGGATCAATTTTTGCAATTGATAATGTAATAGCCCCAACTCCTGTATGTACTGTAATTACAGTTGGAAGTTCAAAACATAAAACCTCTTTAAATTGAGTAATTTCCTTAACTTCTTTGACAATTTCATCGATTTTTTGATTATCTGCATTGCAAATTACAAACTCATATTTATCAATATTTTTCTTATCATTAAATTTTTCTCATAATTCTTTAATCATTTTAGACACTGTTTTACTAAAAACATGTCCCATTCCATATTTAACCAGTTCACCATTTTTTGAAAATTCAATAATTGGAACAATTTTCAATAATTTAGCAATTACTGCAGCAGGTTTTGACAATCTACCTCCAGC
It encodes the following:
- the rplJ gene encoding 50S ribosomal protein L10, producing MSALRDAKGLVVSEISENLKQAKALVVVNYKTLDVISLQKIREELKPLGVLLKVYKNRLVKQATKELNFEELNDYLVGQNIYAFAKQDDLSALKTLVKFKKQYPALEIVAGIYENKVVDAKALDEIAKLPSYEESLMILGNSLISPVKYLSIGLNMLVEQGKIKSE
- the rplL gene encoding 50S ribosomal protein L7/L12 — translated: MAKLTKEEFLSALKEMNIKEVMALVEGLKEEFGIDPTAVVATAAAAPAEAVEEKTSFNVTLKSDGGKKLEVIKVVKDLLGLGLMDAKKLVESAPALLKENVNKEEAEQIKAKLVEIGAEVVVE
- the rpoC gene encoding DNA-directed RNA polymerase subunit beta', encoding MKKSGKYATLEEEKIAKISLVLATPEDVESWSHGEVTKPETINYKSYKPERGGLFDEIIFGPMIDYRCPVCGHKYKKINEGSFCTKTELCKQEKVEILPKISRRNHMGHIKLNSPVVHFWYFKVDHSIIYKLLGLKVGKNQEAVRRIDLENLIYYKSHIVLESGGLKSLQKNTIIDINDAAMIYKDALEELLQRFEPDTEDYDDIKETLDDLVDKATSKIGQDYGIDFYELNDVIEHYSEAKIGTGAKAIEYLLKNIDLQEEKKRVTEEIKKINDEEIKNGAKIASTAKQNREKLYKRLQVINAFIESKQKPTSMLIYNLPVIPADLRPLIQLDGGRHSTSDINELYRRVIIRNNRLKQWQEKDAPTLVIQNELRMIQEAVDALIDNQRRTPNPVLSKDNRPFKSISDALTGKKGRFRQNLLGKRVDYSGRSVIVVGPHLKMHQCGIPREMAAKLFEPWIISRLIEKEVATTIKNAKKMIEDLNPVIWPHVADTIKGRLVLLNRAPTLHRLSIQAFEPVLVRGKAIKLHPLVCTPFNADFDGDQMAVHVPISEQALLESRELMLANKNILGPKDGEPIINPSQDMILGIYYLTIEEANALGEGRIFDNFDHMMRAYEAKKVSLHARVALPISGVKATNVKMFENPEDKPKYIISTVGKFIFNSIFPKTFPFIYDNKVVKAKSLDEYVLGMDKYIVPAGTNILDYIKMELSIQEAFNKKNIAKIIRYVFNKYVATISVEDLASVINKINDVSTSDIELEFFELNNHKGRKLDKEHAMILGSFTVEEIKSLVSRTPERANGAQIPFSAEEKAEILDKVWFKYTNIVASILDEIKDLGFKYSTKSGISISITDILETDKKSEYIADGDKYIEQLKEYYNQGFITDDDRYTLTIKKWSEIKDSIQAELQDIIKQNPSNPVITMINSGARGNISNYVQLAGMRGLMANNTKTTKADAKNDIVVRSTVEVPVKSSFIEGLTAFEFYSSTHGARKGLTDTALNTAKSGYLTRRLVDVAQNIVVREENCGSDYGYIARDIVDTKTKQIIVPLSERIVGRYTNKAIYNQNKELIAERNTLITEKIAQKIIEAGFTEVEIRSILGCNTRNGVCKMCFGKDLATNRIVNIGEAVGIIAAQSIGEPGTQLTMRTFHTGGVAGAEDITGGFTRLSELIDAHEQPWGQPATISPFKGVVEKIEIDEKNNTHHLVTIATLDANNVLQHKKVFVETKKKLRVKEGDSVRIGQKLSEGPVILKRLLELTDTITVQNYLLKEIQRIYRIQGIAISDKYIEIIIRQMMSKIVIHDPGDSKFFAGAIVDIFDYQEENASLLTKGMKPAFGEVVIKGAKQVPLLSDSFLAAASYQETSKILVHAAISSRNDNLNGLKENIIIGKKIPAGTALFPFEKNSKYDIKPAIQYFKQETEEQEFDNFVPLDIEKFNQEIDEEWNETMQEEVIEEEDSFDDDYNDDNDY
- a CDS encoding DNA-directed RNA polymerase subunit beta, giving the protein MMTKSKYEMRKFGPITERRDYSISQKKFETPDFLEMQRTSVEQFLTSGIEEELRSIYPIEAHGKVRIDYIHNSAYFEKPKKTEFECIKEAKQKSASYVGKLKATLRQTNIETGEVEDAEVVFAEIPIMTYGGSFVINGSEKVIVSQLIRSTGAYFGVNVRNKQANDLFNKVEIIPQVGSWLEIFHKVKSALTDTVKIHIDKNKSFYLTIFLKALGFTKEGIYQMFGRVPELKETFKKDKIFTESHEETVREAQEAIYRLIRKGDRMTAESARNLIPSTLFNEKRYNLTETGRFTLNRKLNIIERITNSYLAEPLYGNDGTVLYEKGMYITIDDAKKIHEEFRLGVIPMWRLPDIDETSYGNQLDIPGNESLYERLYVPCVWIYPTENDMIHDHKVQVLGNDPKSTENFLLIPDLIGTISYFFNLLEKVGVDDDPDSLINKRIVTIGELLQNQFKVGLLKLEKNTKERIASKDIEKITPKNVTNNKPIFNQFKSFFNTSKLSQFMDQCNPLAEISNKRRITSLGPRGLNRDTAQFEVRDVHSTHFGRICPIETPEGPNIGLILNLASFSQIDKYGFIQTPYFKVKNKVVDFSQPVYLTAIEEIGYTFAQSTVHIENDVIVDEYVMVRRDNEYVQVKADEVNYLGVSNRQMTSIAASAIPFLENDDANRALMGSNMQRQAVPVIAPEAPLVATGVEADIAKYSSTNIRATKDGVVTYVDSTMIKIAPNGSKKEKEQVYNLRTFERSNAGTVIHQVPIVNVGQNIKAGDLLVDGPSMKNGELALGKNVLVGFTTWHGYNYEDAVILSERLVKDDVYTSIHIEEQTLMFRHSKAGEDWLTNDIPNASNYSKRFLDENGIVRIGSEVSAGDILVGRTSPKGEENPTPEEKLMAAIFGQKTASRKDTSLKVKHGHNGTVVAIEILSREFGDQLEDGVEKIVKVSIAQKRKIKVGDKMAGRHGNKGVVSIVLPVEEMPYLEDGTPLDMMLNPQGVPSRMNIGQILELHLGMAAKKLNTKFVTPVFDGITHNQIKEILEEAEIDPSAKTTVYSGQTGEKFDHPISVGVMYMLKLYHMVDDKMHARSVGPYSLITQQPLGGKSQNGGQRFGEMETWAIESYGASNVLQELLTYKSDNIVGRNQVYNALSRNTRLPKPGMPESFNVLAYELRGLGIKLEVHEREANDNYDDEERVDTKYYQEFEGGAE